Genomic window (Cyanobacterium sp. T60_A2020_053):
TTATTTAACCCAGAATTGAATTTAATTCGTTTACCCGGTACATTTGTTGCGCCTTGGCAGTGGGGATGGTTTCTAATTTCTAGTATATTTTTCACCGTAGCAGGTACTATCATTGAAAAAGATAAAATTTGGCGTTATTTAGGTTGGTTTAGTTCTGCTTTTGTTATTTTAACTACTTTTATTTCTGGGCAAAGAATAGCTATTTTTTTAGTACCTTTCTTCTTTATAATTTTATTTATTTTTACTGAAAATAACCGCCGAAAATTATCCTTAAAATTGAGAATATTTACAGCTATTTCTCTGATTAGTTTAACTATTCCCTTAATACAAACCCGCATAGCACAGTTTGGAGGGCGCTGGGCTTATTCTTCTCCCATCTCTTTCACTCAAAGAACATTAAATTATGCCATTGATAATCAAAACGGTCTATTTGGCAATGGATTAGGTACTACTTATAGTGGTGCAAGAAAACTAGGAGACATTCAATTAATCGAAATATTTCCAGCACAATTAATTTATGAAATGGGTTTTATTGGTTTAATTTCTTTTTTTATTATGGTGACATTTATTGTTTATTTAGGCTGGAAAAGCTATTTAAAAATTGAGAATAAATCTTTGAAAAAATTTGCTTTTTGTCTGTGGTTATTTGTGATTTTTATTAGTTATAATCCTTATTACTACCCTCTAATAGTTGACCCTATTAATATTTATTATTGGTTAATGGCAGGAATATTACTTAATTTACCTAGCATAGATAATATTGAATAAAATTTAACCTAAAAAATTTTTAATTTCTTTAAAAACTCGCTGATCAGATAACATCCATTTATGATATAAAACATCAACTTCCTTTTCCTGACAAAAACCCAAACAAGAGCTATTCGCAGGGATAATCATTAAATCAAAAGGAGTCCACAGTATTAATGTTTTCAACTTAGAGAATTGAGCTTTAACATCACTGTTTAAATCTTTTAAAAAATCACTATCTGGGCGCATTTGTGTAATTCCTTTTAATGGGAGAATATGAGCCATCTTTGTGCCATTATTCGGTGCAGAAATACTGATATATTTTTCCACTTTTTTTAATCCGCCTAATCTCTGTAAATAATAACGAGTGATTAAACCTCCCATGCTAAAACCGATTAAATTTATTTTTGGTGTGGAAGAAAAATTTTGGTCAATATAAATTTTTAGTTGTTGTGCCAAAACTCGTAAATCTTCGATGCCATAATTAGGCAGTAAATCAAGACTATAAACTTCATAACCCTGATTTTGAAAATAATCCGACATTTCTTCAAAAACATGACTGCTGTCAATGATGCCATGTACTAATACTAAAGGATTCATAAAATGTTAAGATTTATAACAGAAGTAATTATTTAGAGTAAGTATATCCTATGCAATTAACATGGTTTGATAGTAACTCATGGCTAATCGAAATTGGT
Coding sequences:
- a CDS encoding alpha/beta fold hydrolase, which codes for MNPLVLVHGIIDSSHVFEEMSDYFQNQGYEVYSLDLLPNYGIEDLRVLAQQLKIYIDQNFSSTPKINLIGFSMGGLITRYYLQRLGGLKKVEKYISISAPNNGTKMAHILPLKGITQMRPDSDFLKDLNSDVKAQFSKLKTLILWTPFDLMIIPANSSCLGFCQEKEVDVLYHKWMLSDQRVFKEIKNFLG